A window of Plasmodium sp. gorilla clade G2 genome assembly, contig: PADLG01_00_9, whole genome shotgun sequence contains these coding sequences:
- a CDS encoding cytoadherence linked asexual protein 3.2, putative, translating to MVSFHKIFFCFLIFILYLNEKAICSINDNENINENETVTSSHNVQYNDNIDQLKSMIGNDELHKNLTILEKLILESLEKDKLKYPLLKQETEQLLDISKFKKINITDTNDETYIVPTLQSTFNDLVQYEHLMKKQLIEMYNSDISDIIKKKIFIVRTLKTIKLMLIPLNSYKQNNDLKTALDELNNVFTVNGDPQRKTSPVGDHATFFNNLLTHVREMKENEEILKKPEIPILDDTKIDVMDRNDFFFTTNSNINFMEALDDITNQYGLGLINHLGPHLIALGHFIVLKLALKSYNSYFQAKSIKFFSWQKILEFSMSDRFKVLDMMCDHESVYYSEKKRRKTYLKIDRSHTSMECNILEYLIHYFNKYQLEIIKTTQDTDFDLHGMMEHKYIKDYFFSFMCNDPKECIIYHTNQFKKEANEENTFPEEPNREISAYNIYLNYYYFMKRYSSYGTKKTLYVHLLNLTGLLNYDTRSYVTSLYLPGYYNAVEMSFTEEKEFSTLFENLLKCIEKCHLHQPNTLSKDSNFLNDVSKCDVCKGAFLYSNIKFDDVPSMVQKFHVYLTKGLKIQKVSSLIRTLDMYQEYSNFLSHDINWYTFLFLFRLTSFKDIPYKNVAEAMYLNIKDEDSFNRTVVTNYWFPSPIKKYYTLYVRKRIPNNLVDELEKLMKVGTLEKMKKALTFLVHVNSFLQLDFFHQLNEPPLGLPRSYPLSLILEHKFKDWMISSPAGFYFSNYHNPYIRKDLHDKVLSQKFEPPKMNQWNKVLKSLIECAYDMYFDQRHVKNLYKYHNIYNINNKLMLMRDSMDLYKTHFDDVLFFADIFNMRKYMTATPTYKKVKDRVYHTLHSIMGNSVNFYKYGIIYGFKVNKEILKEVVDELYSIYNFNTDIFSDTSFLQTVYLLFRRIEETYRIQRRDDKMSVNNVFFMNVANNYSKLNKEEREIEIHNSMASRYYAKTMFAAFQMLFSTMLSNNVDHLDKAYGLSENIQVATSTSAFLTFAYVYNGSIMDSMTNSLLPPYAKKPITQLKYGKTFVFSNYFMLASKMYEMLNYKNLSLLCEYQAVASANFYSSKKVGQFIGRKFLPITTYYLFFRISLSSLWAHGKDCTMQSTKPSHSHTSNASECNTIPASPQSFFYGWLPDSGTYLFFYFFSNLYLDAGKSFPGGFGPAIKEQTQHVKEHTYERKPSVHSFNRNFFMELTNGFMYAFCFFAVFPLYAYYENIHFYITSNFRFLDRYYTVFNKYLINFVRTKLKEYTSDILIKYEREAYLSMKKYGYLGEVIASRLSPKDKIMNYLHETNEETMNNLRRYDMEHAFKNKMATYVDDFAFFDDCGKNEQFLNDRCDYCPVVEEVEETQLQPQLLPHTDDTTKVTKSPTSTYIDVEKIEETGSADSDDDEKEFDEPDDELMVARFH from the exons ATGGTCTcatttcataaaatatttttttgcttcctcatattcattttatatttaaatgaaaaggCAATATGTTCCATAAATGATAACGAAAACATAAACGAAAATGAAACTGTAACTAGTAGTCATAATGtacaatataatgataatatcgATCAGTTAAAATCGATGATTGGAAATGATGAActacataaaaatttaacaatattagaaaaattaattttagaATCTTTAGAAAaggataaattaaaatatcctCTCCTTAAACAAGAAACTGAACAATTGTTAGATATATcgaaatttaaaaaaataaatattaccGATACCAATGATGAAACGTACATCGTACCTACACTCCAATCGACGTTTAATGATCTGGTACAATACGAACATCTTATGAAAAAACAATTAATAGAAATGTATAATTCTGATATTTcagatataattaaaaaaaaaatatttattgtgCGAACCTtgaaaacaataaaattaatgCTTATACCATTAAATTCTTATAAACAAAACAATGATTTAAAAACTGCACTCgatgaattaaataatgtatTTACAGTCAATGGAGATCCACAGAGAAAAACTAGTCCTGTAGGGGATCACGcaacattttttaataatttgttAACACATGTAAGAGaaatgaaagaaaatgaagagaTACTAAAAAAACCTGAAATACCTATACTGGATGATACCAAAATAGATGTAATGGACAGGaacgattttttttttacgacCAATTccaatataaattttatggaAGCTTTAGATGATATAACTAATCAATATGGATTAGGGTTAATTAACCATTTGGGTCCTCATCTAAtag CATTGGGACATTTTATTGTATTAAAATTAGCACTTAAAAGTTATAATAGTTATTTCCAAGCAAAaagtataaaattttttagttggcaaaaaatattagaatTCTCCATGTCTGATCGATTTAAGGTTCTTGACATGATGTGTGACCACGAATCCGTTTACTATTccgaaaaaaaaagaagaaaaacgTACTTGAAAATCGATCGATCGCACACATCTATGGAATGTAATATTTTGGAATATCtaatacattattttaataaatatcagctagaaataattaaaacTACACAAGATACTGATTTTGATTTACATGGTATGATggaacataaatatataaaagattatttcttttcatttatgTGTAATGATCCTAAagaatgtattatatatcatacgaaccaatttaaaaaagaagcaAACGAAGAAAATACTTTTCCTGAAGAACCCAATCGTGAAATCAgtgcatataatatatatttaaattattattatttcatgaAACGTTACAGTTCCTAtggaacaaaaaaaacattatatgtacatttattaaatttaacaGGACTTctaa attatGATACAAGATCGTATGTCACATCACTTTATTTACCAGGATATTACAAcg ctgTCGAAATGTCATTTACTGAAGAGAAAGAGTTTTCCACCCTTTTTGAAAACttattaaaat gTATTGAGAAATGTCATTTACATCAACCAAACACATTATCAAAAGATAGTAATTTCCTCAACGATGTATCCAAATGCGATGTGTGTAAAGGAGCCTTCTTATATTCTAAca tAAAATTTGATGATGTTCCTTCGATGGTACAGAAATTTCATGTATATTTAACTAAAGGGCTGAAAATACAAAAAGTCTCATCACTAATTAGAACGCTAGATATGTATCAAGAGTACAGTAATTTCTTATCTCATGATATTAATTGGTACAcgtttctatttttatttcgaCTCACCAGTTTCAaag atATTCCGTACAAAAATGTGGCTGAAGCaatgtatttaaatataaaagacgAAGATTCGTTCAACCGAACGGTCGTGACGAATTATTGGTTCCCTTCtcctataaaaaaatattatactttATATGTGAGGAAACGTATTCCAAACAATTTAGTAGATG aATTGGAGAAATTAATGAAAGTTGGAACgttagaaaaaatgaaaaaagctCTCACATTTTTGGTCCATGTCAACTCGTTTTTACAACTAGATTTTTTCCATCAATTGAATGAACCACCTCTAGGATTACCGAGATCCTACCCTTTATCGTTAATTCTCGAACATAAATTTAAAGATTGGATGATTAGTTCGCCCGCAGGGTTTTATTTTTCCAATTATCACAATccatatataagaaaagatTTACACGATAAAGTCTTGTCTCAGAAATTTGAACCTCCAAAAATGAACCAGTGGAACAAAGTTTTGAAATCGTTGATCGAGTGCGCCTACGATATGTATTTTGATCAAAGACATgtgaaaaatttatataaatatcataatatttataatatcaataataaattaatgttAATGCGCGACTCCATGGATTTGTACAAAACCCATTTTGACGACGTGTTATTTTTTGCAGATATTTTCAATATGAGAAAATATATGACTGCTACCccaacatataaaaaagtaaAGGATAGAGTCTATCATACATTGCATAGCATTATGGGAAATTCGgtcaatttttataaatatggtATTATTTATGGATTTAAagtaaataaagaaatattgaAAGAAGTGGTGGATGAATTATAttccatatataatttcaacACAGATATATTTTCAGATACTTCTTTCTTACAAAcagtttatttattatttagacGAATTGAAGAAACGTACAGGATACAACGAAGAGATGATAAGATG aGCGTGAATAATGTTTTTTTCATGAATGTGGCAAATAATTATTCGAAATTAAACAAAGAAGAACGTGAAATCGAAATCCATAATTCTATGGCATCCCGATATTATGCAAAAACGATGTTTGCAGCATTTCAAATGTTGTTTTCCACAATGTTAAGCAACAATGTGGATCATCTGGACAAAGCATACGGATTAAGTGAAAATATCCAGGTAGCAACAAGTACCTCCGCTTTTCTCACATTTGCATATGTATATAACGGAAGTATTATGGACAGTATGACGAACAGTTTGTTGCCACCATATGCGAAAAAACCTATCACGCAattaaaatatggaaaaacgTTCGTTTTCTCCAACTATTTCATGCTTGCATCCAAAATGTACGAGatgttaaattataaaaatttaagtcTTTTATGTGAATACCAGGCCGTAGCAAGCGCCAATTTCTATTCGTCAAAAAAAGTAGGTCAATTTATTGGAAGAAAATTTTTACCCATAACAACATATTATCTATTTTTCAGAATTAGTTTGTCAAGTCTATGGGCACATGGTAAAGATTGTACAATGCAGAGTACAAAACCAAGTCATAGTCATACTAGTAATGCAAGTGAATGTAATACAATACCGGCTTCGCCCCAAAGTTTTTTTTACGGTTGGCTTCCTGATTCAggtacatatttatttttttattttttttcgaaTTTATACCTGGATGCGGGCAAATCGTTTCCTGGAGGGTTTGGTCCTGCAATAAAAGAACAAACACAACATGTGAAAGAACACACATACGAACGCAAACCGTCCGTTCATAGTTTTAatagaaatttttttatggAACTGACGAACGGGTTCATGTAcgctttttgttttttcgcTGTGTTTCCtttatatgcatattatgaaaatattcatttttatattacgaGCAATTTCCGTTTCTTGGATCGATATTATACTGTattcaataaatatttaataaattttgtaaGAACAAAACTTAAAGAATATACAAgtgatattttaataaaatatgaacgAGAAGCATATTTaagtatgaaaaaatatgggTATCTAGGTGAAGTTATTGCTTCAAGATTGTCGCCCAAAGATAAAATCATGAATTATTTGCACGAAACGAACGAGGAGACCATGAATAATTTAAGAAGATACGATATGGAACATGCGTTCAAGAACAAAATGGCTACGTACGTGGACGATTTTGCTTTTTTTGACGATTGTGGAAAAAACGAACAGTTTTTGAACGACAGATGCGATTACTGCCCTGTCGTTGAAGAGGTGGAAGAAACACAATTACAACCACAATTACTCCCACATACTGATGACACAACAAAAGTAACAAAGTCACCCACTAGTACGTATATTGATGTTgaaaaaatagaagaaaCAGGTTCTGCAGATAGTGACGATGATGAAAAAGAATTTGATGAACCCGATGATGAATTAATGGTTGCGCGATTTCActag
- a CDS encoding erythrocyte membrane protein 1, PfEMP1, putative yields the protein MEINCKKPQLGPTKLFRVIDIPQNDYSIPTNESSNRYVPYGKYKGKTYIYVEGEETDDYVRDISSSDITSSSESEYEEMDINDIYGYKSPKYKTLIEVVLKPSSKTTYDDTSMYQNDNNNKLTDEEWNQLKQDFIINMLQSDNMDISLENLNGNTTNTQPNIVDSSMEEKPFITSIQDRKLYSNSDITYNIDWNIPENIRTNNVDSPKYVSPNLYSGIDLINDSLNNDKHIDIYDELLKRKENELYGTNYPKNTTTTNRVAKPISGDPILNQLDLYDKWLERNKDMYNQWNNSDTLNQWNIQRDNDNTTDHTHNLLNTNLSIEISSDMTHDTSNMDMSDTNTYTYLDDMDSFENSSDENLL from the exons atggaaataaatTGT aaaAAACCCCAACTTGGACCTACGAAACTTTTTCGAGTTATTGATATTCCCCAAAACGATTATAGTATACCTACAAATGAGTCGTCCAATAGATATGTACCATATGGTaaatataaaggaaaaaCGTACATATATGTGGAAGGAGAAGAAACAGATGATTATGTACGTGATATATCTTCTTCTGATATAACATCATCTTCTGAAAGTGAGTATGAAGAGATGGATATCAATGATATATATGGGTATAAATCACctaaatataaaactttGATCGAAGTAGTACTAAAACCAAGTAGCAAAACAACATATGATGATACATCTATGTaccaaaatgataataataataaacttaCAGATGAAGAATGGAATCAATTAAAACAggattttattattaatatgttacaatctgataatatggatatatCTCTTGAAAATCTAAATGGAAATACTACAAATACACAACCTAATATTGTTGATAGTAGTATGGAAGAAAAACCTTTTATTACATCCATTCAAgatagaaaattatatagtaATAGTGATATAACTTATAATATTGATTGGAATATTCCGGAAAATATCAGAACGAATAACGTGGATAGTCCAAAATATGTGTCACCAAATCTATATAGTGGTATAGATCTAATTAATGATTcgttaaataatgataaacatattgatatatatgatgaattattgaaaagaaaagaaaatgaattatatggAACAAATTATCCGAAAAATACAACAACGACAAATCGTGTTGCAAAACCAATAAGTGGTGATCCTATATTGAACCAATTggatttatatgataaatggTTAGAGAGAAATAAAGATATGTACAACCAATGGAATAATAGTGATACGTTGAACCAGTGGAATATCCAACGTGATAACGACAATACTACGGACCATACACACAACTTGTTAAATACCAACCTTTCTATAGAAATAAGTAGTGATATGACCCATGATACATCTAATATGGATATGAGTGATACTAATACATATACTTATTTGGATGATATGGATTCGTTCGAAAATAGTAGTgatgaaaatttattatga